One stretch of Candidatus Baltobacteraceae bacterium DNA includes these proteins:
- a CDS encoding ABC transporter permease: protein MRTGALLVALVTLAAIAAPLIAHRDPLATSAFAFAPPLTNGAFGTDNLGRDVWSEVVYGGRVSLIVGIGASLLQTVIGIVIGAIAGYRGGIVDLILMRVSEFFQIIPQFFLALVLVAIIGRGLDKVILVLGIVAWPLTARVVRAQFIALRSSEFVEAARAIGAGNWYIGVRVMLPNALAPVIVTATQGIAHAILLEAGISFFGLGDPALISWGQMLNNAQPFLGQSWWISVFPGAAILASVLGFSLLGDGLNDLLNPRLRGALRA, encoded by the coding sequence ATGAGAACCGGCGCCCTTCTCGTCGCGCTCGTGACCCTCGCCGCAATCGCGGCTCCGTTAATCGCGCATCGCGATCCGCTTGCAACAAGCGCATTTGCGTTTGCGCCGCCGCTCACGAATGGAGCGTTCGGCACGGACAATCTGGGACGCGACGTGTGGAGCGAGGTCGTGTACGGCGGTCGAGTCTCGTTGATCGTCGGCATCGGCGCGTCGCTGCTGCAGACAGTCATCGGTATCGTCATCGGCGCCATCGCGGGTTACCGCGGCGGCATCGTCGACCTCATTTTAATGCGTGTCTCCGAGTTCTTTCAGATAATTCCGCAGTTCTTTTTGGCATTGGTGCTGGTCGCAATCATCGGACGTGGACTCGACAAAGTCATCCTCGTGCTCGGCATCGTGGCGTGGCCGCTGACGGCGCGCGTCGTTCGTGCGCAGTTCATAGCTCTGCGGTCGTCGGAGTTCGTGGAAGCAGCGCGCGCCATTGGTGCCGGAAATTGGTACATTGGCGTTCGCGTGATGCTTCCAAACGCGCTTGCACCGGTAATTGTGACGGCGACGCAGGGCATCGCCCACGCCATCCTGCTCGAAGCGGGCATCAGCTTCTTCGGTCTCGGTGATCCTGCGCTCATCAGTTGGGGTCAGATGCTGAACAATGCCCAACCGTTTTTGGGGCAGAGCTGGTGGATAAGCGTGTTCCCCGGTGCGGCAATCTTAGCCAGCGTTCTCGGATTCAGCTTGCTGGGAGATGGCCTCAACGATCTGCTCAATCCGCGCCTGCGAGGCGCTCTCCGCGCTTAG
- a CDS encoding flagellar hook basal-body protein has product MSVDPLNIGASGLAAYAEALDVNANNVANVGSTGFQAQSVNFQNQAGGGVTVATITSNSAQGSLVPSDQGTNVAISGSGFFVLQGGDGDPVYTRDGNFTLDANGTLVDPSSGLDVMTITADGGVAPLQIPPGVQSISIGANGAIYGVYANGQTTALGTVALATFHNAGGLRRVSGGYQASAASGAAQVGRAGTAGFGTLASGMLESSNVDVGGEFVKMIAAKTAFDANAKSVEVAGSTLKTIVDLPD; this is encoded by the coding sequence GTGTCGGTCGACCCACTTAATATTGGAGCTTCAGGACTCGCTGCGTATGCCGAGGCACTCGACGTAAATGCTAACAACGTCGCAAACGTTGGCAGCACGGGCTTTCAGGCTCAAAGCGTAAATTTCCAAAACCAAGCCGGCGGCGGTGTTACGGTCGCAACGATCACGAGCAATTCCGCGCAAGGAAGTCTCGTGCCAAGCGATCAGGGCACGAACGTCGCGATCTCAGGCTCCGGCTTCTTCGTGCTGCAAGGCGGCGACGGTGACCCTGTTTACACGCGTGACGGCAACTTCACGCTGGATGCAAACGGAACGCTCGTCGATCCGTCGAGCGGTCTTGACGTCATGACGATCACAGCCGACGGGGGCGTTGCGCCGCTGCAGATTCCTCCGGGCGTGCAAAGCATTTCGATCGGCGCAAACGGCGCTATCTACGGCGTCTACGCCAACGGTCAAACGACGGCACTTGGAACCGTCGCGCTCGCGACATTCCACAATGCCGGCGGCCTGCGGCGTGTCAGCGGCGGATATCAGGCCTCGGCTGCAAGCGGTGCGGCGCAAGTTGGACGCGCAGGAACCGCGGGCTTTGGGACGCTCGCCTCGGGGATGCTCGAAAGCTCGAACGTCGATGTTGGCGGCGAGTTCGTCAAGATGATCGCGGCGAAGACTGCCTTCGATGCCAACGCGAAGAGCGTTGAGGTCGCCGGCTCGACGCTCAAGACGATTGTCGATCTTCCGGATTAA
- a CDS encoding mechanosensitive ion channel family protein, with product MHDRILALLWPLLYVALGVAAGVATQQLWMWSVGRRIERRFDGISVATNAAGNAIFICFVLLGIYAATISYQLPEQTLDFVRKLLLGIALMTATWVAGRTSYGVVAFYSRSAAGLLPQTSLMSSIAQLSIFVIGGLIVLGSLGIAIAPILTALGVGGLAVGLALSAPLANLFAGIQIIASRELRPGQYVKFDGGVEGWVVDIAWNNTSVRDRSDSLIVIPNSKVTTTSFTNYDLPDSHMTIEIKATISADSDLDAAEKVIHDVAVEVLKACKVASQFDPQVRFLELTDSRIEFVVFLRSETFVDQFQIRHEFVKRLHKRFRHDPKALPILTGVPAA from the coding sequence ATGCACGACAGGATACTGGCGCTCCTTTGGCCGCTGCTGTACGTCGCTCTCGGGGTCGCCGCGGGAGTCGCGACGCAACAACTTTGGATGTGGTCCGTCGGCCGGCGTATCGAGCGCCGCTTTGACGGAATTTCCGTTGCGACGAACGCCGCCGGAAATGCAATCTTTATTTGTTTCGTGCTGCTTGGCATCTACGCGGCGACGATCTCGTATCAGCTGCCGGAGCAGACCCTCGACTTCGTCCGTAAGCTGCTCTTGGGCATTGCGCTCATGACGGCGACGTGGGTCGCCGGCCGAACGTCGTATGGCGTTGTGGCATTCTACAGCCGGAGCGCTGCGGGCTTGCTGCCGCAAACATCGCTGATGTCGTCGATTGCGCAGCTCTCGATCTTCGTCATCGGCGGGTTGATCGTGCTCGGATCGCTCGGGATTGCGATTGCGCCGATCCTCACGGCACTTGGTGTCGGCGGCTTGGCCGTCGGCCTCGCGCTCTCAGCGCCGCTCGCAAATCTCTTCGCGGGAATTCAAATTATCGCGTCGCGCGAGCTCAGGCCGGGTCAGTATGTGAAGTTCGACGGTGGGGTCGAAGGTTGGGTCGTCGACATCGCGTGGAACAATACGTCGGTTCGCGATCGTTCGGACAGTTTGATCGTCATTCCGAATTCGAAAGTCACGACGACGTCGTTCACGAATTACGATTTACCCGACTCGCACATGACGATCGAGATCAAAGCCACGATTAGTGCCGATAGCGATCTCGATGCGGCCGAAAAGGTCATTCACGATGTAGCGGTCGAGGTTTTGAAGGCGTGTAAGGTTGCTTCGCAGTTTGATCCGCAAGTACGGTTCCTCGAGCTGACGGACAGCCGCATCGAATTCGTCGTGTTTCTGCGCTCGGAAACGTTTGTCGATCAGTTCCAGATCCGGCACGAATTTGTGAAAAGGCTGCACAAGCGCTTCCGGCACGATCCGAAAGCGCTGCCGATTCTTACCGGAGTCCCTGCGGCTTAA
- the pgi gene encoding glucose-6-phosphate isomerase → MATVVDASLRESAWSALSAHCEKIRGQHLRELFAQDPKRAEKFSVEGAGVFIDYSKNRVTTETMSLLVGLATASGLREKIDAMFSGEKINISEQRAVLHVALRAPKNASIMVDGVNVIPEVHKVLDKMSAFSERIRSGAWKGHTGKRIKNVVNIGIGGSDLGPVMAYEALRHYSDRNMTFRFVSNVDGTDFCEAVRDLKADETLFVVSSKTFTTLETMTNAKAARTWALEELGGDEKAVAKHFVAVSTNATEVAKFGIDTANMFEFWDWVGGRYSMDSAIGLSTMIAVGPDNFREMLAGFHEMDEHFRTTPFEKNLPVLMGLLSLWYNDFFGAQTVAVLPYEQYLKRFPAYLQQLTMESNGKHVTVDSKPVAHDTGPIYWGEPGTNGQHSFYQLIHQGTRLIPCDFIAFIETLNPLGMQHDMLMANVFAQGEALAFGKTPEEVKAEGSPDWLVPHRTFEGDRPSNTIMLQKLTPAALGKLVALYEHSVFTQGIIWNIDSFDQWGVELGKVLAVRIIPELDTSKDVPLKHDSSTNQLITRYRKLKKGT, encoded by the coding sequence GTGGCGACTGTCGTGGATGCATCGCTTAGAGAGTCCGCTTGGAGCGCTTTATCGGCGCACTGTGAGAAGATTCGCGGACAACATCTGCGTGAGCTGTTCGCGCAAGATCCGAAACGCGCCGAAAAGTTCAGCGTTGAGGGCGCCGGCGTCTTCATCGATTATTCCAAGAATCGCGTCACTACGGAGACGATGAGCCTACTCGTCGGTCTTGCAACGGCTTCCGGCCTGCGCGAGAAGATCGACGCAATGTTTAGTGGCGAGAAGATCAATATTTCGGAGCAGCGTGCGGTTCTGCACGTTGCGCTGCGCGCACCGAAGAATGCGTCGATCATGGTCGACGGCGTGAACGTCATTCCTGAAGTTCACAAAGTGCTCGACAAGATGAGCGCGTTCTCGGAGCGCATCCGTAGTGGCGCGTGGAAGGGTCATACCGGCAAGCGCATCAAGAACGTCGTTAACATCGGCATCGGCGGCTCCGATCTCGGTCCGGTCATGGCCTACGAAGCACTGCGGCACTACAGCGACCGTAACATGACGTTCCGGTTCGTTTCGAACGTTGACGGCACGGACTTCTGCGAAGCCGTTCGCGATCTCAAAGCCGATGAGACGCTCTTCGTCGTCTCGTCGAAAACGTTTACGACTTTGGAAACGATGACCAATGCGAAAGCGGCGCGCACATGGGCGCTCGAGGAGCTGGGCGGCGACGAAAAGGCGGTCGCCAAACATTTCGTAGCGGTTTCGACCAACGCGACTGAAGTCGCAAAATTCGGTATCGATACCGCGAACATGTTCGAGTTCTGGGATTGGGTCGGCGGCCGCTATTCGATGGATTCAGCGATCGGTCTCTCAACGATGATCGCAGTTGGTCCGGACAACTTCCGCGAGATGCTCGCGGGCTTCCATGAGATGGACGAACATTTCCGCACGACGCCGTTCGAGAAGAATCTGCCGGTACTCATGGGCTTACTCTCGCTCTGGTACAACGATTTCTTCGGTGCGCAAACGGTCGCCGTGCTTCCGTACGAGCAGTATCTCAAACGTTTCCCCGCCTATTTGCAGCAGCTCACGATGGAAAGCAACGGCAAGCACGTTACCGTCGACAGCAAGCCGGTCGCACACGACACGGGCCCGATCTACTGGGGCGAGCCGGGAACCAACGGACAGCATTCGTTCTATCAGCTGATCCATCAGGGGACGAGGCTGATTCCCTGCGATTTCATTGCGTTCATCGAGACCCTCAACCCGCTCGGCATGCAACATGACATGTTGATGGCAAACGTCTTTGCCCAAGGCGAAGCGCTTGCGTTCGGCAAGACACCCGAGGAAGTAAAAGCTGAAGGCTCGCCGGATTGGCTCGTGCCGCATCGCACGTTCGAAGGAGACCGGCCTTCGAATACGATCATGCTCCAGAAGCTCACGCCGGCTGCACTCGGCAAGCTGGTTGCGTTGTACGAGCATAGCGTCTTCACGCAGGGGATCATCTGGAACATTGATTCGTTCGACCAATGGGGAGTCGAGCTCGGTAAAGTTCTCGCGGTGCGCATCATCCCGGAGCTGGATACGTCGAAAGACGTGCCGCTCAAACACGATAGCTCGACCAACCAATTGATCACCCGCTACCGTAAATTGAAAAAGGGGACATAA
- a CDS encoding amino acid ABC transporter permease: MRYLWTWIASAVVLAAIIAIGLSIAQNPNIDHAAIAQYQFAPAILAGLRTTVELAVISGAVGLGLGLGLALMRLSHNPVFRWASSAYTWAFRGTPLLVQILFWGNLALLFKRVGIFIPFTDIALISAGTNFIVTPFVASILALGLNEGAYMSEVIRAGILAVPRGQVDAARALGMSSGLAMRRVVLPQAFAVIVPPTVNQFTNLLKATSLVSVIAGGDLLTAAENIASSNLHTIELLLVATFWFLVITSLSSVAQHAVETRLAPA; the protein is encoded by the coding sequence ATGCGCTATCTGTGGACCTGGATTGCGAGCGCGGTCGTGCTGGCCGCCATAATCGCGATCGGGCTCTCCATCGCCCAAAATCCGAATATCGATCACGCCGCGATCGCGCAGTATCAATTTGCACCTGCGATTTTGGCAGGTTTGCGCACCACGGTCGAGCTGGCCGTTATCTCCGGCGCCGTCGGGCTTGGGCTGGGCCTCGGGCTTGCGCTCATGCGGCTCTCGCACAATCCCGTGTTCCGGTGGGCGAGCAGCGCCTATACATGGGCATTCCGCGGTACGCCCCTGTTGGTTCAGATTTTATTTTGGGGAAATCTGGCACTGCTCTTCAAACGTGTCGGGATCTTCATTCCGTTCACGGATATCGCACTGATTTCGGCTGGAACGAATTTCATCGTCACGCCGTTCGTCGCGTCGATCCTCGCGCTGGGTCTCAATGAAGGCGCATACATGTCCGAGGTCATCCGCGCGGGGATCCTGGCCGTACCGCGAGGCCAGGTTGATGCCGCGCGGGCGCTGGGCATGTCGAGCGGTCTTGCGATGCGCAGAGTCGTTCTTCCGCAAGCATTTGCAGTGATCGTGCCGCCGACGGTCAATCAATTCACCAATCTCTTGAAGGCGACGTCGCTCGTCTCGGTGATTGCGGGGGGTGACTTGCTAACTGCGGCTGAGAACATCGCATCGTCGAATCTGCACACGATCGAGCTGCTCTTGGTCGCGACGTTTTGGTTCCTCGTCATCACCTCACTGTCGAGCGTCGCACAACACGCAGTCGAAACGCGATTGGCGCCGGCTTAG
- a CDS encoding ABC transporter substrate-binding protein, with protein sequence MRLFAALLLALALTAPAGAADNTITAGTITNSPPLVSYASDGTTLQGVIVDLAVAMSKHLPHPIAFTPTTFDGLIPALQAGRIDVAFTLMNDTLEREKVLDFVDFFRLSTMLLIQKGNPQKITGLESLCGKTVSTVRGSTQILLIDEQNARCTADRKPLVENLEYTQPADARLQLQNGRVAAFLGNSPVMIYLAKTAGGGTIFDVVTGKEYQPVPLGIGIAKSNVALRDELQKALRAIIADGTYKRILENYGVANGALSDPTINGAKS encoded by the coding sequence ATGCGCCTTTTCGCAGCGCTCCTGCTCGCACTCGCCTTGACGGCGCCCGCAGGTGCGGCGGACAACACGATTACCGCAGGCACCATCACTAACAGTCCGCCGCTGGTGAGCTACGCCTCGGACGGCACGACGCTACAAGGCGTCATCGTCGATCTTGCGGTCGCGATGAGCAAGCATCTGCCGCACCCGATCGCATTCACGCCAACGACCTTCGACGGCTTGATCCCCGCACTGCAGGCCGGACGCATCGATGTGGCGTTCACGTTGATGAACGACACGCTCGAACGCGAGAAGGTCCTCGACTTCGTCGACTTCTTTCGCTTGAGCACGATGCTGCTCATCCAAAAGGGCAATCCGCAGAAGATCACCGGGCTCGAGAGTCTCTGCGGTAAGACCGTGTCGACCGTACGCGGCTCGACGCAGATCTTACTCATCGACGAACAAAACGCTCGCTGCACGGCCGATCGTAAACCGCTCGTCGAGAATCTCGAGTACACGCAGCCTGCCGATGCGCGCTTGCAGCTGCAGAACGGTCGCGTCGCCGCGTTCCTCGGGAACTCGCCCGTCATGATCTATCTTGCGAAGACGGCGGGCGGCGGAACGATCTTCGACGTCGTCACGGGCAAAGAGTATCAGCCCGTCCCGCTCGGCATCGGCATTGCGAAATCGAACGTCGCCCTGCGCGACGAGCTGCAAAAAGCATTGCGCGCGATCATCGCGGACGGCACGTATAAGAGGATACTCGAAAACTACGGTGTCGCGAACGGCGCGCTCAGCGACCCGACGATCAACGGAGCTAAGAGCTAA
- a CDS encoding MBL fold metallo-hydrolase, with the protein MATRIVLLGTAGGPSPKRSRAAPANVVVVDDSLYVVDCGNGVARQIALAGLDIRGLRAVFVTHHHSDHNVDAGTLIQLAWSAGFDRGVDVLGPPPLRSMLAAFRRFADVDIRTRLEDEGRPDIDALVRIHEIAQPGLVYRDARVIVNAALVEHPPMVPSFAFRFDTADRSVVFSGDTAPCKALIDLASGADVLVHEVLHEGGAAEILGRLKNATRLREHLTASHTRLEDVGTVATRAGVRTLVLNHFVPSEGIDDEVWRSGAAQGFAGEIIVGSDLMEI; encoded by the coding sequence GTGGCGACCCGAATCGTGCTCTTGGGGACGGCGGGCGGACCGTCTCCGAAACGTTCGCGTGCAGCGCCGGCCAATGTCGTCGTCGTTGACGACTCGCTGTACGTCGTCGATTGCGGGAACGGAGTCGCGCGTCAGATCGCACTGGCCGGTCTGGACATTCGCGGCTTGCGTGCGGTCTTCGTAACGCACCATCATTCGGATCACAACGTTGACGCCGGGACATTGATTCAGCTCGCTTGGAGCGCCGGATTCGATCGCGGCGTCGACGTCCTCGGGCCTCCGCCGCTTCGCTCCATGCTGGCTGCGTTTCGTCGCTTTGCCGACGTCGATATCCGAACGCGTCTGGAGGACGAAGGGCGCCCTGACATCGATGCGCTGGTTCGGATTCACGAAATCGCACAACCCGGTCTCGTCTATCGGGATGCGCGCGTGATCGTAAATGCTGCGCTGGTCGAGCACCCGCCGATGGTTCCATCCTTCGCGTTTCGGTTCGACACCGCGGATCGATCGGTCGTGTTCTCGGGAGACACCGCACCCTGCAAAGCGCTGATCGATCTTGCGAGCGGCGCGGATGTCTTGGTCCACGAGGTACTGCACGAAGGCGGGGCGGCCGAGATATTAGGACGTCTTAAGAATGCTACCAGACTTCGCGAACATTTGACGGCGAGTCACACGCGGCTCGAGGACGTCGGCACGGTTGCGACCCGAGCCGGGGTGCGCACGCTGGTGTTGAATCACTTTGTGCCGTCCGAGGGAATCGACGATGAGGTGTGGCGCAGCGGAGCGGCCCAGGGTTTCGCAGGGGAGATAATCGTCGGCAGCGATTTGATGGAAATATAA
- a CDS encoding ABC transporter permease encodes MGSSLARIALVVPQLFGVIAIVFAITHLLPGDPITALVGDYPAPPDYVAQLRHDLGLDQSVWVQFLDYGGRLLHGDLGFSFSYNAPVVSVIGERIGPTFVLAASAFVLGTFGGIIFGTVAAVRHLRLADRLVTVLALVGFSIPGFWLSQLLILAFAVKLAWLPSLGMHSLHTAPSAFGELADVARHLVLPVLALSTGHLALMTRLVRTSMIETLQFDFVRTARAKGLSTYLVVFKHTLRNALIPVIAAGGYSVGLLLSTSALVETVFSWPGMGRLLYDSLFKRDYPVLIGIFIVTSLAAILANLAADMLQARVDPRSRA; translated from the coding sequence ATGGGATCAAGCCTGGCGCGGATAGCGCTGGTCGTACCGCAGCTTTTCGGCGTGATCGCTATCGTCTTTGCGATCACACATCTGCTCCCGGGAGATCCGATCACCGCGCTCGTCGGTGACTATCCGGCTCCGCCGGATTACGTTGCGCAGCTACGTCACGATCTCGGCCTCGATCAATCCGTCTGGGTGCAGTTCCTCGATTACGGCGGGCGTTTGCTGCACGGCGATTTAGGTTTTTCGTTCTCGTACAACGCGCCGGTCGTGAGCGTGATCGGTGAGCGTATCGGGCCGACGTTCGTCTTGGCGGCCTCCGCGTTCGTACTCGGGACGTTCGGGGGAATCATCTTCGGAACGGTTGCCGCGGTACGGCATCTGCGCCTGGCCGATCGGCTCGTCACCGTTCTAGCTCTGGTTGGATTCTCGATTCCGGGATTTTGGCTCAGTCAGCTGCTGATTTTGGCATTCGCCGTGAAGCTCGCCTGGTTGCCCTCGCTCGGTATGCACTCGCTGCATACGGCGCCGTCAGCATTCGGCGAACTCGCTGACGTTGCGCGGCATCTGGTGCTTCCGGTGCTGGCGCTCTCGACCGGTCACTTGGCGCTCATGACGCGGTTGGTGCGTACGAGCATGATCGAGACGCTGCAGTTCGATTTCGTGCGCACCGCCCGCGCGAAGGGCTTGAGCACATACCTCGTCGTCTTCAAGCACACTCTTCGTAACGCGCTCATACCGGTGATCGCGGCAGGAGGCTACAGCGTCGGCCTGCTGTTGTCGACGTCGGCGCTCGTGGAGACGGTGTTCAGCTGGCCGGGCATGGGCCGCTTGCTGTACGACTCACTCTTTAAACGCGACTATCCGGTGTTGATCGGGATATTCATCGTCACCAGTCTGGCTGCTATCTTGGCGAATCTTGCCGCCGACATGCTTCAAGCGCGGGTCGATCCGCGCTCGCGCGCATGA
- a CDS encoding serine protease, whose amino-acid sequence MSVDPAVVTNCEVTAGRTGRLTCILTGYSADSPDAAIKAISAALPSDFVMAPAPAPFLPSWVRERDYMTVLLSATRLGLAMSIEQSIKAPPASFVLDGNVTPIPIVTGKGDAGGFARTQIADGVVVAADATHSYVATVIPPGALGALRVGNPYTVTPRQIWRLEKATVVARDDQTNLTLLSVDKLRVMPATFSHRSRELEDVRVYYFDGTAGDVARSLDSDWARDVASDEGTIRVVHASPPGFDFSDDRGGNWNGSVIVDKGTHQVLGITNSAGRSTQNMWFGASAAPIVALAAKAHLTLAFGSEEQTGGMTLSNVPTPGMMFMRRALPSIARISVEDSTGSGVVVARTGNSAYILTAAQILKKKTSATVYFANATKGTRATVVRTDPKSDLALLRVEGLNVSAVSLARTVLPGLDVAVVAFNPGDIQFSGAPHLAQGVVSSTDDAHGTFEHDAPVDDGNLGAPIFELSTGSLVGLAEGQPSAGEFVGISLAPIRRLLSGLAGT is encoded by the coding sequence ATGAGCGTCGATCCCGCGGTGGTGACGAACTGTGAGGTCACCGCCGGTAGAACGGGCCGCTTGACGTGCATCTTGACCGGCTATTCGGCCGATTCGCCGGATGCTGCGATCAAAGCGATCAGCGCCGCGCTGCCGAGCGACTTCGTGATGGCTCCGGCTCCCGCGCCGTTTCTGCCGTCGTGGGTGCGCGAACGCGACTACATGACGGTGTTGTTGTCCGCGACACGTTTGGGCCTTGCGATGTCGATCGAGCAAAGCATCAAAGCGCCGCCGGCGTCGTTCGTCCTGGACGGAAACGTCACGCCGATTCCGATCGTGACCGGGAAGGGCGACGCCGGAGGCTTCGCACGCACCCAAATCGCGGACGGCGTGGTCGTTGCAGCCGACGCGACCCACTCGTACGTGGCTACCGTCATTCCGCCGGGTGCGCTCGGCGCGCTGCGCGTCGGGAATCCGTATACGGTAACGCCGCGACAGATTTGGCGCTTGGAGAAAGCCACGGTCGTTGCCCGCGACGATCAAACGAATCTCACGCTGCTCTCCGTCGACAAGCTTCGCGTGATGCCGGCGACGTTTTCGCATCGATCGCGCGAGCTTGAAGATGTTCGCGTCTATTATTTCGACGGCACGGCGGGCGACGTCGCACGCTCGCTTGATTCAGATTGGGCGCGGGACGTCGCGAGCGACGAAGGTACGATTCGCGTGGTCCATGCCTCGCCGCCGGGGTTCGACTTCTCGGACGATCGCGGTGGCAATTGGAACGGTTCCGTCATCGTCGATAAAGGGACGCACCAGGTCCTCGGGATCACGAACAGCGCCGGCCGCTCGACGCAGAACATGTGGTTCGGCGCATCTGCCGCTCCGATCGTCGCGCTTGCGGCCAAAGCGCATCTCACGCTCGCATTCGGATCCGAAGAGCAAACGGGCGGCATGACGCTGTCAAACGTCCCGACGCCGGGCATGATGTTCATGCGTCGCGCGCTACCGTCGATCGCGCGCATTTCCGTTGAGGATAGCACCGGGAGCGGCGTCGTCGTCGCGCGCACCGGAAATTCGGCATATATTCTCACTGCCGCGCAAATATTGAAGAAGAAAACCTCTGCGACGGTCTATTTTGCGAACGCGACGAAGGGGACGCGCGCAACCGTCGTGCGGACCGATCCAAAATCGGATCTTGCCTTGTTGCGCGTTGAAGGGCTCAACGTTTCTGCGGTCAGCCTCGCGCGCACCGTGCTGCCCGGGCTTGACGTCGCCGTCGTCGCCTTCAACCCGGGCGACATTCAATTCAGCGGTGCTCCGCATCTCGCGCAGGGTGTCGTCAGCAGCACCGATGATGCGCACGGAACGTTCGAACACGATGCCCCGGTCGACGACGGAAATCTCGGTGCGCCGATCTTCGAGCTCTCGACGGGTTCGCTGGTCGGGCTTGCCGAGGGACAACCGAGCGCCGGCGAATTTGTGGGCATTTCCTTGGCGCCGATTCGTCGCTTGCTAAGCGGGTTAGCGGGTACGTAA
- a CDS encoding ABC transporter substrate-binding protein, translated as MRIIVVGAFILALLAPLSAAQGQAPVHGGTFVFAIGSDPETLNPAITTGVEALSTDCKMFNGLTYRDRQGKSHPELATDWFIPPDGMQYTFKLRRDVLWHDGQPFTSADVKYTFVNVLAKFHPRAKVAFSNVASVETPDAYTVVVKMKKPYGPFLEQMTCQDGAILPRHIYEGTDVLRNPHNTDNPIGTGPFKFSSYTRGDRVVMVRNPNYFRKGLPYFDTVIAKVVPDAGSRVQGLDTGEIDYVQSFFLPKEQIGSLRSHHKIQLKYDTDVPGNYLLFLNDAKPPLNDPRVRAAVLQGINRKQILDQAYFGIGYVAKSAFHQKLWAYDPQVDLTKLYPYDPKAANAALDKLGLTRKNGTRFTFRLVYNVAQAGFPATAQIIRDDLQAVGVAVTLLPLERNVLNDVEFTKRDFEGAIEAYTTGGDPAIGIAREYITTAPGIPFSNPTGYSNSKVDELFREGALTVRIADRKRYYDELQVLLSHELPLFPLIDRTEVDAAQANLHGLWESGQPYDEWDQAWRG; from the coding sequence ATGCGCATCATAGTCGTCGGGGCGTTCATCCTCGCACTCCTCGCGCCGCTCAGTGCAGCGCAGGGACAAGCGCCGGTTCATGGCGGAACGTTTGTCTTTGCGATCGGCTCGGACCCCGAGACGCTCAATCCTGCCATCACGACCGGAGTCGAAGCGCTATCTACCGATTGCAAGATGTTCAACGGGCTAACATATCGCGATCGCCAAGGGAAATCGCACCCCGAGCTTGCGACCGACTGGTTCATCCCGCCCGACGGAATGCAATACACGTTCAAACTGCGTCGCGACGTGCTTTGGCACGATGGCCAACCGTTCACGTCGGCTGACGTGAAGTACACATTCGTCAACGTGCTTGCAAAATTTCATCCGCGAGCGAAGGTTGCGTTTTCGAACGTCGCAAGCGTCGAAACGCCTGACGCCTACACTGTCGTCGTCAAGATGAAGAAGCCGTACGGGCCGTTCCTGGAGCAGATGACGTGTCAGGACGGCGCAATTCTTCCGCGTCACATTTACGAAGGAACCGACGTTCTTCGTAACCCGCACAACACCGACAACCCCATCGGTACCGGGCCCTTCAAGTTTTCGAGCTACACGCGCGGCGACCGCGTCGTAATGGTGCGCAATCCCAATTACTTCCGCAAGGGGCTGCCGTATTTCGATACGGTGATCGCAAAAGTGGTGCCTGACGCGGGCTCGCGCGTGCAAGGGCTCGATACCGGCGAGATCGACTACGTGCAGAGTTTCTTTTTGCCCAAAGAGCAAATTGGTTCACTTCGTAGCCATCACAAGATCCAGCTCAAGTACGATACCGACGTTCCGGGAAACTATCTTTTGTTCCTAAACGACGCGAAGCCGCCGCTCAACGACCCGCGGGTACGCGCGGCTGTGCTACAAGGCATCAACCGCAAGCAAATTCTGGATCAAGCGTACTTTGGGATCGGTTATGTTGCCAAGAGCGCATTTCACCAGAAGCTTTGGGCATACGATCCACAGGTCGATCTAACGAAGTTGTACCCATACGATCCAAAAGCGGCGAACGCAGCGCTCGACAAATTGGGCTTGACGCGCAAGAACGGAACCCGCTTCACGTTCCGGTTGGTATACAACGTTGCGCAAGCGGGCTTCCCGGCGACCGCGCAGATCATTCGCGACGACTTGCAAGCTGTTGGCGTCGCCGTAACGCTCTTGCCGCTCGAGCGCAACGTCCTGAACGATGTCGAGTTCACGAAACGCGACTTCGAGGGAGCGATCGAGGCCTATACGACCGGCGGGGATCCCGCAATCGGTATTGCGCGCGAGTACATCACGACGGCGCCGGGAATCCCGTTCTCGAATCCGACCGGCTATTCCAACTCCAAAGTTGACGAATTGTTCCGCGAGGGAGCGCTCACGGTGCGCATCGCCGACCGGAAAAGGTATTACGATGAGTTGCAGGTTTTGCTTTCTCATGAGTTGCCGCTGTTTCCGCTGATCGACCGAACCGAAGTCGATGCGGCGCAAGCAAATCTGCACGGCTTGTGGGAGAGCGGTCAGCCCTACGACGAATGGGATCAAGCCTGGCGCGGATAG